Proteins encoded within one genomic window of Macrotis lagotis isolate mMagLag1 chromosome 3, bilby.v1.9.chrom.fasta, whole genome shotgun sequence:
- the NPY1R gene encoding neuropeptide Y receptor type 1: MNYTLYPSFFNESFLNHTDTHPPYAPIEENKCRVPVTMVFTMALAYGLVILLGVSGNLALIGIILKQKELRNVTNILIVNLSLSDLLVSFVCLPFTFVYTLMDHWIFGEAMCKLNPFVQCVSITVSIFSLVLIALERHQLIVNPRGWRPSNVHAFLAVALIWFLSVAASLPFVIYQVLTDEPFHNVTVPTFKDKYVCFDLFPSNVHRLSYTTILLVLQYFGPLVFILVCYLKIYIRLKKRNDMMDRIRENKHRAQEARRINVMLFSIVVAFAICWMPLTIFNTVFDWNHKLISICHHNLLFLLCHLTAMISTCVNPVFYGFLNKNFQKDLQALFRFCDFRSRNEDYETIAMSTMNTDDSKTSHRQARGEASQAPGEEEEV; encoded by the exons ATGAATTACACATTGTATCCCTCTTTTTTCAACGAATCATTTCTTAACCATACAGACACCCACCCCCCATATGCACCCATTGAAGAGAATAAATGCCGTGTACCAGTAACTATGGTATTTACAATGGCATTAGCTTATGGTCTTGTCATCCTCTTAGGGGTCTCTGGAAATCTGGCCTTGATAGGAATCATCCTAAAGCAAAAGGAGCTGAGAAATGTGACCAACATTCTGATTGTGAATCTGTCCCTTTCTGACCTTCTGGTGTCATTTGTATGTCTGCCCTTCACTTTTGTCTACACATTAATGGATCACTGGATCTTTGGGGAGGCCATGTGCAAACTCAATCCTTTTGTGCAGTGTGTCTCAATCActgtctccattttctctctgGTTCTTATTGCCCTGGAACGCCATCAGCTTATAGTTAACCCCCGAGGATGGAGACCAAGTAATGTCCATGCATTTTTAGCAGTTGCCCTGATCTGGTTCCTCTCTGTGGCTGCCTCCCTGCCTTTTGTGATTTATCAGGTGCTGACTGATGAGCCATTCCACAATGTCACTGTCCCAACCTTTAAGGACAAGTATGTGTGTTTCGATCTGTTCCCTTCTAATGTGCACAGGCTATCTTACACCACTATTCTCTTGGTGCTGCAGTACTTTGGGCCTCTGGTGTTCATCCTTGTCTGCTACCTCAAg ATCTATATTCGACTGAAGAAGAGGAATGACATGATGGACAGGATCAGAGAGAACAAGCATCGAGCCCAGGAAGCCCGCCGGATAAACGTGATGCTCTTCTCCATTGTGGTGGCCTTTGCCATCTGCTGGATGCCTCTGACCATCTTTAACACGGTGTTTGATTGGAACCACAAGTTGATCTCCATCTGCCACCACAACCTGCTGTTCCTCCTGTGCCACCTGACGGCGATGATTTCCACCTGTGTCAACCCTGTCTTCTATGGGTTCCTTAACAAGAATTTCCAGAAAGATTTGCAGGCTCTCTTTCGTTTCTGTGATTTCAGGTCCCGTAATGAAGACTACGAGACCATCGCTATGTCCACCATGAATACGGATGACTCCAAGACATCTCATAGGCAAGCCCGTGGTGAGGCCTCCCAGGCTcctggggaggaagaagaagtCTGA